GCAATTTCATCTGCTCCGACAAGGGCGATTTTATCTTCCTTGTTCATGATAAAGCTGACGTTGTCTAAAACCTTCACCCCGTCGATTGTTTTGGTCAGTCCTTCAACTCTCAGGACGTCGTTCCCGATTTCCCTTTCTGGCTTGAACTGAACGTAAGGGTAGCGGCGGGAGCTCGGTTTGATATCATCTAAAGAAATTTTATCCAATAGCTTTTTACGGGAAGTTGCTTGCTTCGATTTGGAAGCATTGGCAGAGAACCTCGCTACGAAAGCTTGAAGCTCCTTGATTTTTTCTTCCTTCTTCTTATTCTGATCCTGAGCCATTTTTAGTGCCAGCTGGCTGGACTCATACCAGAAATCATAGTTACCGACATAAATCTGGAGCTTTCCAAAATCAAGATCGGCAATGTGCGTACATACCTTATTCAAGAAATGACGGTCATGGGATACAACGATGACCGTATTTTCAAAGTTTATCAGAAATTCTTCCAGCCATTGAATCGCCTGGATATCCAAGTGGTTGGTAGGCTCATCAAGAAGCAGGACATCGGGTTTTCCGAATAATGCCTGGGCAAGAAGAACTTTTACTTTATCTCCACCTGTAAGCTCGGACATCTGCTTTGCATGAAGATTTTCCCCGATTCCTAGGCCTTTCAATAGGATGGCGGCTTCTGATTCTGCTTCCCATCCATTCAGTTCAGCGAATTCGCCTTCCAATTCAGCGGCTCTCATGCCGTCTTCATCAGAGAAATCTTCTTTCATGTAAATAGCGTCTTTTTCCTGCATAACTTCGTATAAACGGGTGTGTCCCATGATGACAACTTTCAATACTTCATATTCTTCATACTCAAAGTGATCCTGCTTCAATACCGCAAGGCGCTCACCCGGTGACATGGAGACATTACCGGTTTGAGCTTCGATATCACCCGATAGAATTTTAAGAAATGTAGATTTACCTGCACCGTTCGCACCGATCAGTCCGTAACAGTTCCCAGGAGTAAATTTTATATTCACGTCTTCGAATAACTTGCGGTCACCGAAACGTAAGCTTACATCTGATACTTGAATCATTCATACTACCTCCCATTACTCAATCTAAAAGATTATAACATGTGAAAGGGGAAAAAAGATAGCGTTTAGGAGAATCCAAGTAGCAATGAATTCATTCATCTTGTTATGTTGTTCCACTTTTATACCAGTGAACAACATGAGATGTTAATCTCTCCATTGTACACCCTCTTGATGTTCACACTTAGTCACAATGGATAGGCTCGTGTCATAGTTTGTAATGTGCTGGAAAGAGGAGGAATGAACATGTATCATCAATACCATCCATATGAAGAGATGAATAAGTTTACGAGACAAATCGATCAGACATTACGAAGGGATATTCAAAAAGCGATAAATGATGAATTCAAGGCAATATCCTATTATACACAATTGGCTGAAACTGGCCCCTGATAATAATGCGCGTCAGGCCATTCTGGGAATAAGGCAGGATGAAATCCGTCACTTTAATGCCTTTTCACAAGTATATCTTGAATTGACTGGCAGATATCCGCGCA
This Bacillus sp. Marseille-Q1617 DNA region includes the following protein-coding sequences:
- a CDS encoding ABC-F family ATP-binding cassette domain-containing protein, which produces MIQVSDVSLRFGDRKLFEDVNIKFTPGNCYGLIGANGAGKSTFLKILSGDIEAQTGNVSMSPGERLAVLKQDHFEYEEYEVLKVVIMGHTRLYEVMQEKDAIYMKEDFSDEDGMRAAELEGEFAELNGWEAESEAAILLKGLGIGENLHAKQMSELTGGDKVKVLLAQALFGKPDVLLLDEPTNHLDIQAIQWLEEFLINFENTVIVVSHDRHFLNKVCTHIADLDFGKLQIYVGNYDFWYESSQLALKMAQDQNKKKEEKIKELQAFVARFSANASKSKQATSRKKLLDKISLDDIKPSSRRYPYVQFKPEREIGNDVLRVEGLTKTIDGVKVLDNVSFIMNKEDKIALVGADEIAKTTLFKILAGEMEPDSGSYKWGVTTSQAYFPKDNSEYFEGSEPSLVEWLRQYSPEDESETFLRGFLGRMLFSGEEVLKKPSVLSGGEKVRCMLSKMMLSGSNVLLLDEPTNHLDLESITALNNGLIAFKGAMIFASHDHQFIQTIANRIIEIKDGGIIDKQTTYDEFLELKASQKA